In Synergistaceae bacterium, the following proteins share a genomic window:
- a CDS encoding hydroxymethylglutaryl-CoA lyase, translating into MMNLPERVSICEVGLRDGVQNEKVYPNTDQKIEILRGFIDAGYKVIEVGSFMHPKRVP; encoded by the coding sequence ATGATGAATCTACCCGAAAGAGTCTCAATCTGCGAAGTCGGACTCAGGGACGGCGTTCAGAACGAGAAAGTTTACCCCAACACCGACCAGAAAATCGAAATCCTGCGCGGGTTCATTGATGCAGGCTACAAAGTTATCGAGGTCGGCTCGTTCATGCACCCCAAGAGAGTCCC